A window from Chryseobacterium vaccae encodes these proteins:
- a CDS encoding BatD family protein, with protein sequence MKKILFILSLLICGTAFSQILSSNLEKKTIALGEINRFIVKIDNLNGKQVSSAAKNELLPFHFEEIKDSIGQNQNSYERRIEFSVYEEGKFKIPELEFSVDGQVLKTIPYEIDVINTAQKADQINDIMKNKEVKLDPKDYWELYKFYILAALAVIALIIAVVMIIKWGRKAKSSPVVATNQTLKELDSLKKKKYIEGGDFRSFYVELIDISRAFITKQYHLPAEVLLTDDLIDVMKKNNTISQENEKIVEEVFLRGDLVKFAKTFPDQVTMEKDFSDISDFVRRSSKDLEFENLRKDV encoded by the coding sequence TTGAAAAAAATATTATTTATACTGTCCCTTTTGATCTGTGGAACCGCTTTTTCGCAGATACTTTCGTCTAATCTTGAAAAGAAGACGATTGCTCTGGGAGAAATAAACCGTTTTATAGTTAAAATCGATAATCTGAACGGGAAACAGGTAAGTTCCGCAGCAAAAAATGAACTTCTTCCTTTTCATTTTGAAGAAATAAAAGACAGTATCGGACAGAATCAAAATTCCTACGAAAGGAGGATCGAATTTTCTGTTTATGAAGAAGGAAAATTTAAAATTCCCGAATTGGAGTTCAGTGTGGATGGTCAGGTTTTAAAGACCATTCCTTATGAGATTGATGTGATCAACACGGCTCAGAAAGCAGATCAGATCAATGATATCATGAAGAACAAAGAAGTAAAGCTTGATCCTAAAGATTACTGGGAACTCTACAAATTTTACATTCTGGCCGCTTTAGCAGTTATTGCACTGATTATTGCTGTTGTTATGATCATCAAATGGGGAAGAAAAGCCAAAAGCTCTCCTGTTGTGGCTACCAATCAGACTTTGAAAGAACTGGATTCTTTAAAGAAGAAAAAATATATTGAAGGCGGAGATTTCCGTTCGTTCTATGTTGAATTAATAGATATATCCAGGGCATTTATTACAAAGCAATATCACTTACCGGCGGAAGTTCTTCTTACAGACGATCTTATTGATGTGATGAAGAAGAATAACACCATTTCTCAGGAAAATGAAAAAATAGTGGAAGAGGTATTTTTAAGAGGAGATCTTGTGAAATTTGCCAAAACCTTTCCTGATCAGGTAACGATGGAAAAAGATTTCAGTGATATCAGTGACTTTGTGAGGAGATCTTCAAAAGATCTGGAATTTGAAAACTTGAGAAAGGATGTTTAA
- a CDS encoding VWA domain-containing protein — MFNFEFYSPWFLLLFLLFIPLFIKDARTRKKKGIKVPTVRNMEGSGGIHAVLFLLKLSKYIILTALIIAMARPRTFTVSQDRDDTKGVDIMLSIDVSLSMLAKDLNPDRITALKDIAVKFVRKRPNDRIGVVAYAAEAFTKVPVTSDHQVVIDEIKNLNSTGLEPGTAIGEGLSVAVSHLTKSKAKSKIVILMTDGVSNIQNAIPPQVAAELAKNNHIKVYAIGIGTNGYALMPTSQDIFGDLVFTETEVTIDENTLQEVAQTTGGKYFRATSNSSLEEVYNEINQLEKSDIKVSKLYNYDEYFKIFLWIALGMLFFDALLRWGIYKFLS, encoded by the coding sequence ATGTTTAATTTTGAGTTTTATAGTCCGTGGTTTCTGCTCCTTTTTCTGCTGTTCATTCCTCTTTTTATTAAAGATGCCAGGACACGGAAGAAAAAAGGGATAAAAGTTCCTACAGTCCGGAATATGGAAGGCAGCGGGGGAATTCATGCTGTACTTTTTCTTCTTAAACTGTCGAAGTATATTATTCTTACTGCGCTGATCATTGCGATGGCACGACCTAGAACTTTTACGGTTTCCCAGGACCGCGATGATACCAAAGGCGTAGATATTATGCTGTCCATAGACGTTTCCCTGAGTATGCTGGCTAAAGACCTTAACCCGGATCGTATAACAGCATTGAAAGATATTGCAGTAAAGTTTGTTAGAAAACGGCCTAATGACAGGATCGGAGTAGTAGCGTATGCTGCAGAAGCATTTACTAAAGTACCTGTAACTTCAGATCATCAGGTGGTTATTGACGAAATCAAAAACCTTAACTCTACCGGTCTTGAACCGGGAACAGCTATTGGGGAAGGCCTTTCTGTAGCAGTCAGTCACCTTACTAAAAGCAAAGCGAAAAGTAAGATCGTGATCCTGATGACGGACGGGGTAAGCAATATCCAGAATGCAATTCCTCCACAGGTAGCAGCGGAACTCGCCAAGAATAATCATATTAAGGTATATGCCATCGGAATCGGAACAAACGGTTATGCGCTAATGCCTACTTCACAGGATATTTTCGGAGATCTGGTCTTTACTGAAACAGAAGTGACAATTGACGAAAATACATTACAGGAAGTAGCGCAGACTACCGGTGGGAAATACTTCAGGGCTACCTCGAACAGCAGTCTGGAAGAAGTATATAATGAGATCAATCAATTAGAAAAATCCGATATTAAGGTCTCTAAACTTTACAATTATGATGAGTATTTTAAAATTTTCCTTTGGATAGCGTTGGGAATGTTGTTCTTTGATGCGCTGTTGAGATGGGGTATATATAAATTTTTGAGCTGA